The following proteins come from a genomic window of Lolium rigidum isolate FL_2022 chromosome 5, APGP_CSIRO_Lrig_0.1, whole genome shotgun sequence:
- the LOC124651705 gene encoding receptor-like protein 44: protein MSQPSRHHHHHHPHLPPLAVAVAVAAALSLLPPPSAADPYDEVCLTSLQQSLSLRNWTKSSFAAPCDGFISKLQGVTCNNGRVYKLALPGLSLAGAIPAELSNCTNLQSLDLSSNALSGAIPPELSKLLNLAVLNLSANALSGAIPRELAGCAYLNVIDLHANQLSGPIPDELGLLVRLSAFDVSYNRLSGPVPVLLANRSAGTGAAAAGGTAARFNASSFAGNKDLYGFPLPPQRGHGLSVLTIVGIGLGSGLLSLVLSFSAVCIWLRSTDRTATAPGEEGKISHTMPAY from the coding sequence ATGTCCCAGCCAAgccggcaccaccaccaccaccacccccacctcccgccgctcgccgtcgccgtggccGTCGCGGCCGCGCTGTCCCTGCTCcccccgccgtccgccgccgacCCGTACGACGAGGTGTGCCTGACGAGCCTCCAGCAGTCCCTCTCCCTGCGCAACTGGACGAAATCCTCCTTCGCCGCCCCCTGCGACGGCTTCATCTCCAAGCTGCAGGGCGTGACCTGCAACAACGGGCGCGTCTACAAGCTCGCCCTGCCGGGCCTCTCCCTGGCGGGCGCCATCCCGGCGGAGCTCTCCAACTGCACCAACCTCCAGTCGCTGGACCTCTCCTCCAACGCGCTGTCGGGCGCCATCCCGCCGGAGCTCTCCAAGCTGCTCAACCTGGCCGTGCTCAACCTCTCCGCCAACGCGCTGTCGGGCGCCATCCCGCGggagctcgccggctgcgcctaccTCAACGTCATAGATCTCCACGCCAACCAGCTCTCCGGCCCCATCCCGGACGAGCTGGGCCTCCTGGTGCGGCTCTCCGCCTTCGACGTCTCTTACAACCGCCTCTCCGGCCCCGTCCCGGTCCTCCTCGCCAACCGCAGCGCCGGCACTGGGGCGGCGGCCGCGGGCGGGACGGCGGCCAGGTTCAACGCCAGCTCGTTCGCCGGGAACAAGGACCTGTACGGGTTCCCGCTGCCGCCTCAGCGCGGCCACGGGCTGTCCGTGCTCACCATCGTCGGCATCGGCCTCGGCAGCGGCCTGCTCAGCCTCGTGCTCAGCTTCTCCGCCGTCTGCATCTGGCTCCGCTCCACCGACCGCACCGCCACCGCGCCCGGCGAGGAGGGCAAGATCTCGCACACCATGCCCGCCTACTGA